The following coding sequences lie in one Hydrogenothermus marinus genomic window:
- a CDS encoding GSU2403 family nucleotidyltransferase fold protein, with translation MDEIDEIIKIITQLNKYLQDCYVLGGSWVLYFYRFKYPDFKYPLRTFDIDFIFSLYAKRKKIKVDLQKILENLGYYPEVIGTVTGYSYSRFKGENIDLEFIIEEPTGNKNKILKLNNLNIDAIPLPFVGDLLEDIIFAEVENVKIPLPSPERFHIHKWLVVQRRKDLMKKEKDLQQGLEILKICNLEKLNQLIQELKGKRKKLYEKSKQEIENL, from the coding sequence ATGGATGAAATTGATGAGATTATAAAAATCATAACTCAATTGAATAAATATCTTCAAGATTGTTATGTTTTAGGCGGTAGCTGGGTTTTGTATTTCTATAGATTCAAATATCCAGATTTTAAATATCCTTTAAGGACATTTGATATTGATTTTATTTTCAGTTTATACGCTAAAAGAAAGAAAATAAAGGTTGATTTACAAAAAATACTAGAAAATCTTGGATACTATCCAGAAGTTATAGGAACAGTGACAGGATATAGTTATTCAAGATTTAAGGGAGAAAATATAGACTTAGAATTCATTATAGAAGAACCTACAGGAAATAAGAATAAAATATTGAAGTTGAATAATTTAAATATTGACGCTATACCTTTACCTTTTGTTGGAGATTTATTAGAAGATATTATTTTTGCAGAAGTAGAAAATGTAAAAATTCCTTTACCTTCCCCTGAAAGATTTCATATACATAAATGGTTAGTAGTTCAGAGAAGAAAAGATTTAATGAAAAAAGAAAAAGATTTACAACAAGGATTAGAAATTTTGAAAATATGTAATTTGGAAAAGCTAAATCAATTAATTCAGGAACTAAAAGGAAAAAGAAAAAAGCTTTATGAAAAATCAAAACAAGAAATAGAAAATTTATAA
- a CDS encoding replication initiation protein: protein MEDKEKTKKLEVVSNVEVVKNKSLVTMHNKLVEAKYKLTKEEFSIVLFLIALIQPQDEDLKEYQIPVKILKAISGTKHKNMYRVVKEALEGLLKKPIKIKTLEEDGKERFLICNFISHGEYKEGEGSFIVGIDKKLKPYLLFLKENFTSSKLKYFFSLRSFYSMRLYILLKQFEKTGFRVDYIPELREILGIGKNEYPRFDNFEKRVIKKAVEEINQKTDLEVSYKKKKTGRRITHIEFYIKVKPDAAKERELEKKIIEEVRKLNQGDTTETTKVPSQTINNKEQKQEKIKNSAKEKDLEKVWTEIGKIRKKYEKVLNEILQKISRLNENQILFLLANLNENDIPIEIAKEIVITADRNKALKNPMGFLIKTFDIDMSKARFKELTLTSKKIDEKLLKEKLEKMMIDGTSALDYIRVYWNEVIKPRYNNGELDKRTLKLLREPLQKAVIDDLENKIYVIVPDIAYRDWLDSEFGDDMRKFFKERFDIDDVVVESL, encoded by the coding sequence ATGGAAGACAAAGAAAAGACTAAAAAGTTAGAAGTAGTTTCAAATGTAGAAGTTGTAAAAAATAAATCTCTAGTTACTATGCATAATAAACTTGTAGAAGCAAAGTATAAATTAACAAAAGAAGAGTTTTCTATTGTTTTATTTTTGATTGCCTTAATTCAACCTCAAGATGAAGATCTTAAAGAATATCAAATTCCAGTCAAAATACTTAAGGCAATATCAGGGACAAAGCATAAAAATATGTATAGGGTGGTAAAAGAAGCTTTAGAAGGTTTATTAAAAAAACCTATAAAAATAAAAACTTTAGAAGAAGATGGAAAAGAAAGATTTCTTATCTGTAATTTTATAAGTCATGGAGAATATAAAGAAGGAGAAGGAAGTTTTATAGTTGGTATAGATAAAAAATTAAAACCATATTTGCTTTTTTTAAAAGAAAATTTTACAAGTTCAAAATTAAAGTATTTTTTCTCTTTAAGATCTTTTTATTCAATGAGACTATATATTTTGTTAAAACAATTTGAAAAAACGGGTTTTAGAGTTGATTATATACCTGAACTTAGAGAAATATTGGGAATAGGAAAAAATGAATATCCAAGATTTGATAATTTTGAAAAAAGAGTAATAAAAAAAGCAGTAGAAGAAATTAACCAAAAAACAGATTTGGAGGTTTCTTATAAAAAGAAAAAAACAGGTAGAAGAATAACTCATATAGAGTTTTACATAAAAGTGAAACCTGATGCAGCCAAAGAAAGAGAGCTTGAAAAGAAAATAATAGAAGAAGTCAGAAAGTTAAATCAAGGGGATACTACTGAAACGACAAAAGTACCTTCGCAAACTATTAATAATAAAGAACAAAAACAAGAGAAAATTAAAAACAGTGCAAAAGAAAAAGATCTTGAAAAAGTCTGGACTGAAATAGGTAAGATTAGAAAAAAATATGAAAAAGTTTTAAATGAAATATTACAAAAAATAAGTAGATTGAATGAAAATCAAATTTTATTTTTACTTGCAAATTTAAATGAAAATGATATTCCAATAGAAATAGCAAAGGAAATAGTAATAACTGCTGATAGGAATAAAGCTTTAAAAAATCCTATGGGATTTTTGATAAAAACTTTTGACATTGATATGAGTAAAGCAAGATTTAAAGAACTAACTTTAACATCTAAAAAAATAGATGAAAAATTGTTAAAAGAAAAACTGGAAAAAATGATGATAGATGGAACTTCTGCTTTAGATTATATAAGAGTATATTGGAATGAAGTAATCAAACCAAGATATAACAATGGTGAACTGGATAAAAGGACATTAAAGCTCTTAAGAGAACCTTTACAAAAAGCAGTTATAGATGACTTGGAAAACAAAATATATGTTATTGTTCCAGATATAGCTTATAGGGATTGGCTTGATAGTGAGTTTGGAGATGATATGAGAAAGTTTTTCAAAGAAAGATTTGATATAGATGATGTAGTAGTTGAATCGTTATAA
- a CDS encoding ParA family protein: MGSVIGLANIKGGVGKTSLTNALAHEFANLGKKVLVIDVDPQASQTYLFGIDQDDVVDGEFEKHSIFNIYQNKECIPYKYNEKLDVVFSSRILQDGVESRIRPGIELVLNRWITKQKLRDKYDFIFIDPPSNKGILMISTILASDYILIPQRLTLLDETGTIELFLEMSNQAELRGKEMKVLGLVPMFFDKRSKLYREKLIKLRDEIKAFVSDDEFLSIEKEDVFLSPIRQLSVWTKAQEEQMPLRDYILNKDRTYMSVLEEIKKIVVEISELVI, from the coding sequence ATGGGAAGTGTAATTGGACTTGCGAATATAAAAGGAGGAGTTGGGAAAACTTCTTTGACTAATGCCTTAGCACATGAGTTTGCAAATTTAGGAAAGAAAGTATTAGTAATAGATGTTGACCCTCAAGCTTCTCAAACTTATTTGTTTGGAATCGATCAAGATGATGTAGTAGATGGAGAATTTGAAAAGCATTCTATTTTTAATATTTATCAGAATAAAGAATGTATTCCTTATAAATACAATGAAAAATTAGATGTAGTTTTTTCTTCAAGGATTCTTCAAGATGGAGTAGAAAGTAGGATTAGACCTGGAATTGAACTTGTATTAAACAGATGGATAACTAAACAAAAGTTAAGAGACAAATATGATTTTATATTTATAGACCCGCCATCAAACAAAGGAATACTTATGATTTCAACTATTCTTGCAAGCGATTATATTCTTATTCCTCAAAGATTAACATTACTCGATGAGACAGGGACTATAGAATTATTTCTTGAAATGTCTAATCAAGCAGAACTTAGAGGAAAAGAAATGAAAGTTTTAGGGCTTGTTCCTATGTTTTTTGATAAAAGAAGTAAACTTTATAGAGAAAAACTTATAAAACTTAGGGATGAAATAAAAGCTTTTGTTTCAGATGATGAATTTTTATCAATAGAAAAAGAAGATGTATTTTTAAGCCCTATAAGACAACTATCAGTATGGACAAAAGCACAAGAAGAGCAAATGCCACTTAGAGATTATATCTTGAATAAGGATAGAACTTATATGTCTGTTTTGGAAGAAATAAAAAAGATTGTAGTTGAGATTTCAGAACTTGTGATTTAA
- a CDS encoding ParB/RepB/Spo0J family partition protein has protein sequence MALFKNKKLSERKKTSTKLENLDNILNNLGESVNTEAVYIDIDEIDNPNFHDRTYIDIEALEELKENIKQYGLIEPIVVRPKPDGRYERIVGYRRLQAVKKLYNETKDEKWKKIQAIVLDVDEDTAIAVMLSENIHREDLSDYDKVVSVLQLIEYKLGMSETDVKRFFNKLTNKQSGLVKEEITEEEIKTLKKLEELLEYFKIRNWKTFRKMLTLLDIPEFLKEIIRDKKIPYYMAIELKKLKSENLIKEIVNKIVEENLTFEEVKQLVKQYRKEETKDKVFPYQSLNKSLRQKWKKLPEDKKRQIDILMKKIEEILKETY, from the coding sequence ATGGCTTTATTTAAAAATAAAAAATTATCTGAAAGAAAAAAAACATCTACTAAACTTGAAAATTTAGATAACATTTTGAATAATCTTGGAGAATCTGTAAATACAGAAGCAGTATATATTGATATAGATGAAATAGATAATCCTAATTTTCACGATAGAACTTACATTGATATTGAAGCCCTTGAAGAGTTAAAAGAAAATATAAAACAGTATGGTTTGATAGAGCCAATTGTTGTAAGACCTAAACCTGATGGAAGATATGAAAGGATAGTTGGTTATAGAAGATTACAAGCAGTAAAAAAACTTTATAATGAAACAAAAGATGAAAAATGGAAAAAAATACAAGCTATAGTTTTAGATGTAGATGAAGATACAGCTATAGCAGTAATGCTTTCAGAAAATATCCATAGAGAAGATTTATCAGATTATGACAAGGTTGTTTCTGTATTACAGCTTATTGAATATAAACTTGGAATGTCTGAAACAGATGTTAAAAGATTTTTTAATAAACTTACAAATAAGCAGTCTGGATTAGTAAAGGAAGAGATTACAGAAGAAGAAATAAAAACTTTAAAAAAGTTAGAAGAATTACTTGAATATTTCAAAATAAGAAACTGGAAAACTTTTAGAAAAATGCTTACCCTTTTAGATATACCTGAGTTTTTGAAAGAAATCATAAGAGATAAAAAAATTCCTTATTATATGGCTATTGAGTTAAAAAAATTAAAAAGTGAAAATCTTATTAAAGAAATTGTTAACAAAATAGTAGAAGAAAATCTAACTTTTGAAGAAGTAAAGCAACTTGTAAAACAATATAGAAAAGAAGAAACCAAAGATAAAGTTTTTCCTTATCAATCTTTAAATAAATCTTTAAGACAAAAATGGAAAAAACTACCTGAAGATAAGAAAAGACAGATAGATATTTTAATGAAAAAAATTGAAGAAATATTGAAAGAAACTTATTAG